One window from the genome of Terrimicrobium sacchariphilum encodes:
- the purD gene encoding phosphoribosylamine--glycine ligase — protein sequence MKILIIGSGGREHALAWKLKQSPRVTNIYVAPGNAGTAEIGENVAIGAEDIPRLVEFAEREGIGFTVVGPDDSLAAGIVDAFQARGLRVFGPPQAAAQLESSKTFAKEFMKRHGIPTAESREFTSSLEAQEWCKTAKYPLVVKADGLALGKGVVIAMTREEAEEAVYRSMDLLVFGEAGKKVVIEEFLTGVECSIHALIDGDSYVLFPDAKDHKRALDGDQGLNTGGMGTISPSRTLSPELRAKVKTEVLDRFVAGIKADGIPFKGMLFPGLMITADGLKVLEFNCRFGDPETQVLLRRLQTDLLDLLEATVDGTLKETSPAWDERAAVCVILASGGYPGAYAKGAEITGLEKAGEQSDVVVFHAGTKNNGSAIVTNGGRVLGVSALGGDLEDARRKAYAAGEIIAFDQKQFRSDIGAK from the coding sequence TGACGAATATCTACGTCGCACCCGGCAACGCGGGTACGGCGGAGATCGGTGAAAATGTCGCCATCGGCGCGGAGGATATTCCCCGGTTGGTGGAGTTTGCCGAGCGCGAGGGTATCGGATTTACCGTCGTCGGACCCGACGACTCGCTCGCTGCAGGCATCGTCGATGCCTTTCAGGCCAGGGGGCTGCGCGTCTTCGGCCCACCACAGGCCGCCGCCCAGCTCGAATCCTCCAAGACCTTCGCCAAGGAGTTCATGAAACGCCATGGCATTCCCACGGCGGAGTCGCGGGAGTTCACCTCCAGCCTGGAAGCGCAGGAATGGTGCAAGACGGCAAAATACCCGCTCGTGGTAAAAGCCGACGGCCTGGCGCTGGGCAAAGGCGTGGTCATTGCCATGACTCGCGAGGAGGCCGAGGAGGCGGTTTATCGCTCGATGGATCTCCTCGTTTTCGGTGAGGCGGGCAAAAAAGTGGTGATCGAGGAGTTCCTTACCGGGGTCGAGTGCTCGATCCACGCTCTCATCGATGGCGACTCCTACGTGCTCTTTCCGGATGCCAAGGACCACAAGCGAGCCCTTGATGGCGACCAGGGATTGAACACGGGCGGAATGGGTACCATCTCGCCATCGCGTACCCTCTCGCCAGAGCTGCGCGCAAAGGTAAAAACCGAGGTGCTCGATCGCTTTGTCGCGGGGATCAAGGCTGATGGGATTCCTTTCAAGGGCATGCTCTTCCCGGGCCTCATGATCACCGCCGACGGATTGAAGGTGCTGGAGTTCAACTGTCGCTTCGGCGACCCCGAGACCCAGGTGCTCCTTCGCCGTCTCCAGACCGATCTGCTCGACCTGTTGGAGGCCACGGTCGATGGCACACTGAAGGAAACCTCGCCCGCATGGGATGAGCGTGCGGCAGTGTGTGTGATTCTTGCCTCCGGCGGATACCCGGGGGCCTACGCCAAGGGCGCGGAAATCACAGGCCTGGAAAAGGCCGGAGAACAGAGCGATGTGGTGGTCTTTCACGCTGGAACGAAGAATAACGGCTCGGCCATCGTGACGAACGGCGGTCGGGTTCTCGGGGTCAGCGCCTTGGGCGGTGACCTGGAGGATGCGCGGCGGAAAGCCTATGCTGCGGGCGAAATAATCGCCTTTGACCAGAAGCAGTTTCGCAGTGACATTGGCGCAAAATGA
- a CDS encoding DUF4159 domain-containing protein gives MTDQLPPLVQRLRDKLSRSRDFSISLVIHFIIIVLLGGVIITKVVPEPEQITGTIAPVADAVRPPPTDKTTLKQEMSLDKLINPAPSKDQPDIIFSEQKNPQAPIFVKSIDIPPPNADQVPAAISKMESIAPSTVNEITPEVLTQLAKTQRIWMGTPGKGKHAEYDFTAFIGQYSGGNWNSTVRVSNGKIDAGSLPNLLYLMSSWTKDRVRTNYTNVRAIRLDSDELLNVRPPFIFLTGTRDFQLTEKEVENLRAYLKVGGCIWGDSSVPGQRSRFDLAFKREMRRVVADVDKNFEPLPADHPLYSQAYFKDVKQMPAGLNNYRLPIYAMKMYGEVAILYTANDYGDMWQVGLDQDGKIDLGRNVAGQYVATNPAIYDQRDVYLRNINRDSLEASYRFGANVVMHLLTRWQSKVGEAATSTL, from the coding sequence ATGACTGATCAGCTTCCCCCGCTGGTTCAGAGACTTCGCGACAAGCTCAGCCGCTCGCGCGACTTCTCCATTTCCCTCGTCATCCACTTCATCATCATCGTTCTTCTAGGCGGGGTGATTATTACCAAGGTCGTACCCGAGCCGGAGCAGATTACGGGTACGATCGCGCCGGTTGCCGACGCAGTCCGCCCTCCGCCGACCGACAAAACGACCCTCAAGCAGGAGATGTCGCTCGATAAGTTGATCAACCCGGCTCCATCGAAAGATCAGCCAGACATCATTTTCAGCGAGCAGAAAAACCCCCAGGCTCCGATTTTTGTCAAGAGCATCGACATTCCTCCGCCGAACGCCGACCAGGTGCCGGCCGCCATTTCCAAAATGGAGAGCATAGCTCCATCGACCGTGAACGAGATCACGCCGGAGGTTCTCACGCAGCTTGCGAAGACTCAGCGCATCTGGATGGGGACGCCGGGCAAGGGCAAGCATGCCGAATACGATTTCACGGCCTTCATTGGTCAATACTCCGGGGGCAATTGGAACTCCACCGTGCGAGTCTCCAATGGCAAGATCGATGCGGGCAGCCTGCCCAATCTGCTCTATCTTATGAGCTCCTGGACGAAGGATCGCGTACGGACCAACTACACCAACGTTCGCGCCATCCGCCTCGATAGCGATGAACTCCTCAATGTTCGCCCGCCATTTATCTTCCTCACCGGAACGCGTGACTTTCAGTTGACCGAGAAGGAGGTCGAGAACCTGCGCGCCTATCTCAAGGTCGGCGGTTGTATCTGGGGTGACAGCTCGGTGCCGGGACAGCGGTCGCGCTTCGATCTCGCCTTCAAGCGCGAGATGCGCCGTGTGGTGGCCGATGTGGACAAGAATTTCGAGCCGCTTCCTGCTGACCATCCGCTGTATTCACAAGCCTACTTTAAGGACGTAAAACAGATGCCCGCTGGTCTGAACAACTATCGCCTCCCGATTTATGCCATGAAAATGTATGGCGAGGTCGCGATCCTCTACACGGCCAATGACTACGGCGACATGTGGCAGGTCGGTCTCGATCAGGATGGAAAGATCGACCTCGGGCGCAATGTCGCCGGGCAGTATGTCGCAACGAATCCCGCCATCTACGACCAGCGCGATGTCTACCTCCGCAATATCAATCGAGACTCACTCGAGGCATCATACCGCTTCGGCGCCAACGTCGTGATGCATCTCCTGACCCGCTGGCAAAGCAAGGTCGGCGAGGCGGCTACGTCGACATTGTAG
- a CDS encoding S41 family peptidase, with the protein MILRALPLVLVATAPLLAQSPTPTPSATVAPTPSATPAESPTPAPSPTPIPTLRQKVNSLKDDDVSKAVDAIKRQFLDGEKTSEAAMQRALLEGLLRRLDPGAELVDSRARQQDEGTPFLAEILDGHIGYIRLGSMEAGVLPQMDAVLTGFDPKKVDAVILDLREAAHGGSYEVAADVARRFCAKGKLLFTVQKPSAKQERIFTSNQDPAFQGVIVVLTDADTSGPAEALAATLRQNAGAMIIGAPTKGGAAEFYDNELSGNLVLRVAIAQVIVPEAGPIFPEGVKPDVAIALPAEVQAQIFRESKEKGVSQFVYDVERKRLNEAALVANTNPEIDSVQSIQRERGKGNPLRDGVLQRAVDLVTAINFYKAKQK; encoded by the coding sequence ATGATACTCCGTGCTCTTCCGCTGGTGTTGGTGGCCACGGCGCCACTGCTCGCTCAGTCTCCCACACCCACTCCGAGCGCAACAGTGGCTCCCACGCCATCGGCGACCCCGGCGGAAAGCCCGACACCTGCGCCTTCACCCACGCCGATCCCGACCCTCCGGCAGAAGGTTAACAGCCTCAAGGACGACGACGTCTCCAAGGCTGTCGATGCGATCAAGCGGCAGTTTCTCGACGGGGAAAAAACCAGCGAGGCCGCTATGCAGCGCGCGTTGCTGGAGGGACTGCTCCGGCGCCTCGATCCAGGGGCGGAGCTGGTCGATTCCCGCGCCCGGCAGCAGGATGAAGGCACTCCCTTTCTCGCCGAGATCCTCGATGGCCATATCGGCTATATCCGGCTCGGCTCGATGGAGGCTGGTGTGCTTCCGCAGATGGACGCCGTCCTCACGGGCTTTGACCCCAAGAAGGTCGATGCCGTGATTCTCGACCTGCGCGAGGCGGCGCACGGCGGCAGCTACGAGGTGGCGGCGGATGTGGCCAGGCGGTTCTGCGCGAAGGGCAAGCTGCTCTTCACCGTTCAAAAGCCCAGCGCCAAACAGGAGCGCATCTTTACGTCAAACCAGGACCCGGCCTTTCAGGGCGTGATCGTGGTTCTCACGGATGCCGACACCTCCGGCCCTGCCGAGGCACTGGCCGCCACGCTGCGCCAGAATGCCGGAGCCATGATCATCGGTGCGCCGACGAAAGGCGGTGCCGCAGAGTTCTACGATAATGAACTCTCGGGCAATCTCGTCCTGCGAGTGGCCATCGCCCAGGTCATCGTCCCCGAGGCCGGGCCAATCTTTCCCGAGGGAGTGAAACCCGATGTCGCCATTGCCCTGCCTGCCGAGGTACAGGCCCAGATTTTTCGTGAATCAAAGGAAAAGGGCGTCAGCCAGTTCGTCTATGACGTCGAACGCAAGCGGCTGAATGAAGCTGCTCTCGTCGCAAATACCAACCCCGAGATCGATTCCGTCCAGAGCATCCAGCGCGAACGCGGAAAAGGCAACCCATTGCGAGATGGCGTGCTCCAGCGAGCAGTGGATCTGGTCACGGCCATCAATTTTTACAAGGCCAAGCAAAAGTAG